Sequence from the Methanobrevibacter boviskoreani JH1 genome:
GATTTTACTACTGATTTTGAAACCAATAAAAAATTAGTTTCCGAATATTCTACTGTCAGTACTAAACATTTAAGAAATAAAATTGCTGGTTACATCACTAGATTAGTTAGATTAGAACAAGAACAAGCTTAAGTTTAACTAATTCTATCTTTTTTTCTTTTAGTTTTAATTTTAAATTTATTTTTGGTTTTTTATTATTGATTTTACATTTTTAGCTATTTTCTTATTGGTCATATTTTGTTATTTTAGCTATTCTA
This genomic interval carries:
- a CDS encoding 30S ribosomal protein S17e → MGNIRTTFVKRISRELIETHSDFTTDFETNKKLVSEYSTVSTKHLRNKIAGYITRLVRLEQEQA